The DNA sequence ACGCCGTCGGCGACCTGGGAAACATCCCCCTGGAGGCCGGCCCGCTGGCCCGCCGGATGGCCGCCGGTGGCCCCAACGCCGCCCCGCACCAGGACAACGACCCGCTGTTCGTCGACATCATGAACAAGATCGGGCCCAGCGTGTTCACCCGCCAGTTGGCCCGCATGCACGAGGGCCCGAAGTACTACAAGTGGGTCAAGTCGTGGCTGGATCAGCTCGACCTCAAGGAGAGTTTCTACAGCAAGCCCACCGAGTACGCCGAGGGCAAGGGCTTCGGCGCGACTGAGGCGGCCCGCGGGTCCCTGGCCGACTGGATTGTCATCGAGGACAACAAGATCAAGAACTACCAGGTGATCACCCCGACGGCGTGGAACATCGGGCCGCGCGACGGGAACGAGGTCCTCGGACCGATCGAGAAGGCTCTGGTCGGTTCGCCGATCGTGGACCCCGAGGATCCGGTCGAGCTCGGCCACGTGGCCCGTAGCTTCGACTCCTGCCTGGTCTGCACCGTGCACGCCTATGACGGCAAGACCGGCAAGGAGCTCTCGAAGTTCGTCATCAACGGAATGGTGTGACCGGTGCGGTCACCCACGTTCGGCAGCGTGTGATCCCGGCGGCTGAGCCCGGGTCACCCGAAACCCACAGCGACCCAGGCGGTATCGATATCCAACCCCCTCCTCTGGATATCGAGCCGCCTGGGTGTGCGGTGCTCGTCGTCGGCTGCGGCAACCTGCTGCGCGGTGACGACGGCGTCGGTCCGGTCCTGGTTCGCCACCTGTGGGAGCGCGGTGTCCCGGTGGGTGCGAAATTGGTCGACGGCGGAACCGCCGGGATGGATGTCGCTTTCCAGATGCGTGGTGCCGACCGGGTGGTGATCGTCGACGCCTCGGCGACCGGTTCGGCACCCGGCACGGTCTTCCGGGTCCCCGGTGCCGAACTCGAGGACTTGCCACCGCTGCAGGGCCTGCACACCCACTCGTTTCGGTGGGATCACGCGATCGCGTTCGCGCGCTGGGCGCTGGGCGAGGCCTGCCCGACCGACATCACGGTGTTCCTCATCGAAGCGGCCGGTGTGGAGCTGGGTGCGGAGCTGTCCGAGCCGGTCACTGCCGCCATGGAGCAGGTGATCGAGATGGTGGAGCGTGACTACCTGGCACCGTTGCGGCCCCAGACCGGTGCCGAGCACACCGTCGAGTTCACCGCCGACGGTTACCTGCGCCTGGACGCCGCGTTGGCGGCGAGCCGGTTCCCCTCCGACGCCGTGGCAGCCGTGCCGCGCGACGACGACCTGTGGCTGATCCCGCTGCGCGGGCCGCGCAGCGGTGGTCTGCTGCTCAAGCAGCGCACCCCCGCCGGTGACCGCGCCGTGCTGATCCGGGAGGTGTTGGCAGACCGTGTCCCGGTCGGCGTCCGTGAGGCATCCTGGGATGATGCGCACAAGGCACTGCGGATCCCCCTGGATCGGCACTAGAGGGCCCGGTCTGTGATCGCGATGTGCGAGCAACCCCCGGCGCGCCCGAAGACCCGGATTCCCCAGGTCACCTCGACCGACGACGCGCTGCATGTCGAGACCGTGGTGGTGGAGGAGCGCGGCAGGTGGGCGGTGGAGATCGTCGTGGTGTTCGCCGACGGGGTGGTGCGCAAGCGCATCGACACCCACCACACCAAGGCACGTGCGGAGCTGTCGGCCAACGTGATCAGGCGCGCCGCCGAGCGTGACATACGTGGACCCGTCAATGGGTAAGGAAGGGATGTCGTGACCAGCCTAACGAGCAGCGTATCGACCAACGTATCGACCAGCGGATCGACCGATCTGCAGGATCCGGCTGTGCTCGCGGTGCGGCCACAGCCCCTGGGTGCTTTCCCGCTCCCGCTGGGCTACCTGCTGATTCCTGCCGCGCCGGACACCGAAGAGGTGCGTCAGGCGCTGCTCGCCGGTCAGCTGCCGCAGCGCTGGCCGGCCACCCTGCGAGCCCACGAGCTGGCGCTGGCGGGCGATCGCGACGGCGCGCTGGCGGCGCTGACCGGTGCTGATCCGGTGAGTCGTTACAACCGGTTCGTGATGGATCCCGACAGTGCCGATGCCGACGAGTTGCGTTCGGCGCTCGGCGAATTCGGTGTCCTCGTCGATGTGGTGCAGTTCGCACTCGGACGTACCGACACCGCGCCGCACCGCGACGGTGCCACCGCGGAACTGGCTGCGCTGGTCCTGTCGGCGCAGGCCAGCAAGGCATTCAACGAACGGGCCGAGATCCTGGCCATCGGTCTGCTCGATCAGGCGGTCGACGAGGCCACCGGGGTTTCCAAGCCGTTGTGCGGTGTGCTGCTCGGGGCGGCGGCCTCGATTGCCGCACACGGCGGCAACGACGACGCGATCCGCCGCTTCGAATCCGCTCTGGCCGCCCTCGACGGCGCCGACGGGCTGCGCGTCGCCCGCGCCGAACTGCACCTGAATCTTGCCGGCCTGCTGCACGAGCAGGCCACCGAGCGGCCGGAGCTGCTGAATGCCGCTGTACCGCATTATCATTCGGCTCTGCAGCTGATACTTCGCGAAGAGGCCCCGTTGCTGTGGGCCTCCGCGCACGCCAACCTGGCCACCGCCTACCTGACGATGCCGATGACCGAGGCCTCCGGGCAGCTGCGGCTGGGGGTGGCCGCACAGTCGCTGCGTTCGGCGCTCAAGGTCTACACCCGTGAGGATTACCCCGAGCAGTGGGCCAGTGTGCAACTGAACCTGGCCAATTCGCTGGTGTACACCCCGTCCAAGCATCAGGCCGACAACCTGGTGGAGGCCGTCGAGTTGTATGAGGCGGTCCTGGAAGCGCGCGACCGCGACAGCGATCCGCTGGGCCGGGCCCGGGTGTTGGCCAACCAGGGCAATGTGCTCGCCCATCTGGGGGTATTCGATCAGGCCAAGGCCAAGCTGTACGAGGCGCGGTTCATCTTCGAGGAGTTCGGCGATCATGACGCGATGCGCACGGTGCGCGGCGTCCTCGACGAGATCGCCCGCCACACCGCGTTGAACCGCACCGACGGTGAGCAGGAGTAGACGATGTCGACCACCACCGAACGGCCGGTCGTCGAGCCCACTTTCGAGGAGCTCGCCACGCGCGTCGACGACGCGGTGGCCGCGCTGGCCGGCCTGGAACCGGCCGCCCGCGCGGTGGCCGAGGAACTCAAGGCGGCGGTCGAGGCGATCCACCGCGCCGGACTGGTGACGATGGTGCGCCGGATGCGCGCCGACGATGCTGCCCGGGCAGCGCTGTTCGATCTCGTCGACGACCCGACCGTGCACCTGCTGCTGTCGCTGCACGGGATCGTGCGCCCCGACCCGGTGACGCACGCCAACCAGGTTCTGACGCAGGTGCGGCCGCAGCTGCACAGCCACGGGGGTGACGTGAACCTGGTGCGGGTGCAGGACGGCATCGCCTATGTGCGCCTGGAAGGGGCGTGCAACGGCTGCTCGATGTCGTCGGTGACGCTGCGCAACTTGGTGGAAGAGTCACTGGTTGCCGGTGTTCCGTCGATCACCGCTGTCGAGGTGCTGCCGAACGAACCCTCGCCGACGTTGATCCCGGTGGAATCGCTGCGGATCGGTCGCGACCCGGCGGGTGAGGGATGGGTGAAGGCGGGTGCGGTCACCGATCTGCCGCTCGACGACCTGACCGCCCTGACGTTGAGCACCGCGACCGGTGCTGAGGTGAGCGTGATCGTGGTCAATGCCGGCCAGCGGTTGTCGGCCTACCGCAACGAGTGCGCCCATGAGGCGCTGCCACTGGACAATGCCGTGCTCGACCTTGGGACGAACACGCTGACCTGCCCCTGGCACGGCTTCTGCTTCGACGCGACCTCGGGGGAGTGCCTGAGTGCACCCGGTGCGCAACTCGAACAGTTGCCGCTGCGGGTCGACGGTGGTGACGTCTGGGTCCGCGTCGACGGATGAGCCGCTACACCGTTCGGCACAACATCAGTGGATTGGGCACCAAGCCCGATATCGCGCCGGTCGTCGACCGCAGCGATGGCTGGTCACCGGCGTTGTGGCTGGGCGCTCCCGCCCCGGGCGGTCTGGCGCTTCCGCCGGCGAAGCCGTCGATGGCGTGGATGTACTCCCCACGTGGGGTGTTCGTCGGCGATCAACATCTGGTGGTCGCCGACTCCGGAAATCACCGGGTGCTGATCTGGCACGAGATGCCGTGCTGCGACGAGCAACCGGCCGACGTCGTCCTGGGTCAGCCCGACGGCGAGACCGAGGGCCATGGCGCAGGCGGACGCGGCCCCGAACAGGGGATGAACCTGCCCACCGGTGTCCTGGTACACGACGGCAGGCTGATCGTGGCTGATGCCTGGCATCACCGAATCCTGGTGTGGGACAGCGTTCCCCAGAGCAGTGATGTGGCGCCTGATCTGATCCTCGGCCAGCCCGATGCCTCCTCGGTATCGGAGAACCGTGGTGGTGAGTGTTCGGCGTCGAGCTTCTACTGGCCGTTCGGGATCGCCGTGATCGGGTCGACGTTCTGGGTGGCCGACACCGGCAACCGCCGGGTCCTCGGCTGGAGCAACGGGATTCCGGGGCCCGGCCAGCCCGCCGACATCGTGCTCGGCCAGCCGGATGCCGGTTCGCGTGAGGAGAACCGCGGCGGTGCTGCCGGCCCCGCCAGTTTCCGCTGGCCGCACGACATCACCGGCCATGACGACCTGTTGCTGATCGCTGACGCCGGTGACCACCGGGTGCTCGGCTGGGCGCCGCCACCGGACTCCGACCGCGACGCCGACCTGGTGCTGGGGCAGCCCGATTTCACCACCGCCGACGAGTGGCCCTATGGGCCGCATACCAATGACCGGTTCCGGTTTCCCTACGCGGCATGCCTCGACTCGAATCGGCTGGCGGTGGCCGACACCGCCAACAACCGGATCCTGCTGTGGGACGGGGTTCCCGCCGACGGTCGCGGCGCCGATCATGTTCTGGCGCAGCATGATTTCGGCTCCAACGGCGAGAACCGGTGGACCTCGGTGCAGCGCGACACCCTGTGCTGGCCGTACGGGCTGTCGCTGCGCGGCGACACCCTGGCGGTGGCCGATTCGGGGAACAACCGCGTCATGCTGTGGGGGAGGGCCTAGGTGAGACCGCGGATCGTCCAAACCGACGACCAGATCGGCTTCTACTGGGCGACCCCGTCGGGCGCCCCCACCTCGTTGCAGGCGCTGGTGATCGACGACGACGAACCCGACCGTCTGATCGCCACCCATCTGGAAGCCCTCGACGACGCTCTGATCAGCGCCGCCACGCGATTCGGTGACGTGCTGGGCGGTGGCCGGGCACCGGCAGGTCCCGATGAGCGCGACGACCTGGTCGAATTGCATCGCAACCTGGACCGGCTGTGCTTCGAATACGCCGCGGCTCTGGAGAAGACGGGTCGCAGTGCCGATCTGCGCGCCGGCAAGATCGTCGGCACCGCTGCATTGTTCTCCATCCGGGCCCGCCAACCGTTGGGTCTGCTGGGGCCCGCGCCGTTCGACGGCGAGTTGGACGACCCCTCGATCGGGGTGA is a window from the Mycolicibacterium anyangense genome containing:
- a CDS encoding NHL repeat-containing protein: MSRYTVRHNISGLGTKPDIAPVVDRSDGWSPALWLGAPAPGGLALPPAKPSMAWMYSPRGVFVGDQHLVVADSGNHRVLIWHEMPCCDEQPADVVLGQPDGETEGHGAGGRGPEQGMNLPTGVLVHDGRLIVADAWHHRILVWDSVPQSSDVAPDLILGQPDASSVSENRGGECSASSFYWPFGIAVIGSTFWVADTGNRRVLGWSNGIPGPGQPADIVLGQPDAGSREENRGGAAGPASFRWPHDITGHDDLLLIADAGDHRVLGWAPPPDSDRDADLVLGQPDFTTADEWPYGPHTNDRFRFPYAACLDSNRLAVADTANNRILLWDGVPADGRGADHVLAQHDFGSNGENRWTSVQRDTLCWPYGLSLRGDTLAVADSGNNRVMLWGRA
- a CDS encoding tetratricopeptide repeat protein; the protein is MTSLTSSVSTNVSTSGSTDLQDPAVLAVRPQPLGAFPLPLGYLLIPAAPDTEEVRQALLAGQLPQRWPATLRAHELALAGDRDGALAALTGADPVSRYNRFVMDPDSADADELRSALGEFGVLVDVVQFALGRTDTAPHRDGATAELAALVLSAQASKAFNERAEILAIGLLDQAVDEATGVSKPLCGVLLGAAASIAAHGGNDDAIRRFESALAALDGADGLRVARAELHLNLAGLLHEQATERPELLNAAVPHYHSALQLILREEAPLLWASAHANLATAYLTMPMTEASGQLRLGVAAQSLRSALKVYTREDYPEQWASVQLNLANSLVYTPSKHQADNLVEAVELYEAVLEARDRDSDPLGRARVLANQGNVLAHLGVFDQAKAKLYEARFIFEEFGDHDAMRTVRGVLDEIARHTALNRTDGEQE
- a CDS encoding hydrogenase maturation protease — its product is MLVVGCGNLLRGDDGVGPVLVRHLWERGVPVGAKLVDGGTAGMDVAFQMRGADRVVIVDASATGSAPGTVFRVPGAELEDLPPLQGLHTHSFRWDHAIAFARWALGEACPTDITVFLIEAAGVELGAELSEPVTAAMEQVIEMVERDYLAPLRPQTGAEHTVEFTADGYLRLDAALAASRFPSDAVAAVPRDDDLWLIPLRGPRSGGLLLKQRTPAGDRAVLIREVLADRVPVGVREASWDDAHKALRIPLDRH
- a CDS encoding NifU family protein, yielding MSTTTERPVVEPTFEELATRVDDAVAALAGLEPAARAVAEELKAAVEAIHRAGLVTMVRRMRADDAARAALFDLVDDPTVHLLLSLHGIVRPDPVTHANQVLTQVRPQLHSHGGDVNLVRVQDGIAYVRLEGACNGCSMSSVTLRNLVEESLVAGVPSITAVEVLPNEPSPTLIPVESLRIGRDPAGEGWVKAGAVTDLPLDDLTALTLSTATGAEVSVIVVNAGQRLSAYRNECAHEALPLDNAVLDLGTNTLTCPWHGFCFDATSGECLSAPGAQLEQLPLRVDGGDVWVRVDG